The window tatttctaaaaaaattacatcagaAGCTAGTAGTAGTTTTCTTTCTGGATGTAATGCTCAACAAAATACATCtgaattatgtataaatatatctgTTAACACACACAAGGATAATGAGGATATTTCAGAATCAAGAGAAGAAAATTCAAACCCAGCACtatgtgatattttaaagataaaagatGACCCTGCTACATggccaaataaaataaatcaaaatgtcAGAGATTATTTAGTGAACAAAGGACCCCCTAAGATCTCTGTAGAAAATTTTCCGCAAAATGAAAAAGGGTTATATTTTTcgaaatttcattgtaaaagaaaattaaaaaatggggAAGTTATAGAACGACCATGGCTAATATATTCTGAatcatttgataaagtttactGTTACTATTGCAAACTTTTTGACACAAATTCTGATTCTGCACTTGCTACTTCTGGATTTGACAGCTGGTCAAATATTCATACAAGATTAGAGGAtcatgaaaaatcaaaaaaacatttgcaatgtACACTTAATTGCTATGAACTGCAGCAAAGGTTATCTACTGGATTAACTGTTGAtacattaaatgaaaaattaataagacaGGAAACAAAACGCTGGAATCGAGTCTTTGAGCGACTTGTTGCTTCTGTACAGTTTTTGGCAGAAAGGAACTTGGCATTTCGTGGGTCTGAAGAACAAATTGGAAATCCACATAATGGCAATTTTCTAGGCGTCTTTGAATTGCTAGGAAAATTTGATCCAGTCATGCAAGATCATATAcagaaaattattaacaaagacATTCATGATCATTATTTAGGCAAGACCATACAAGATGAAATTATTGATACTATAGGCCAAGCTGTTCTACAGGAAATTATTGCTAGAATTAAGTCGGCAAAGTATTTTGCAGTGATTCTTGACTGCACTCCTGATATCAGCCATCAGGAACAGATGTCAATGGTGCTAAGATATGTCGCTGATGGCACACACTCAGATGTCCCAGCAGGAAtttatgaacattttataaagtttattatagttGAGAGCAGCACtggtgaaaatttatttaacactcTTGTGAAAGAAATTGAAATGCTAGGACTAGATGTTGAAAACATCAGAGGACAAGGGTATGACAATGGAGCTAATATGAAAGGGCACAATTCTGGAGTGCAAGCACGACTTTTGGAAATAAATTCACGAGCTTTCTATACTCCTTGTGTGTGCCATAATTATAATCTTGTTCTAGGAGATATGGCTAAAACGTGTTCAGATGCCATGACATTTTTTGGAACCCTGCAGCGTATTTACAGCGTATTTTGCTTTATCTACAAAAAGATGGactgtttttaaaaagcatgtGAAATGCCTGTCTGTTAAACTATTATCAGAAACAAGATGGGAATATAGAATGGTAAGTGTTAAAGCTGTACGATTTCAAGCCGCAGAAGTGTGTGATGCTTTAGAAGAACTAGCAAAAAGCACAAATGATGCTCAAGGGAAAAGTGAGGCTGAATCATTAGTAAGCCAAATGACAAATTATAGGTTTCTGGTTGCACTATGTTTTTGGCACTCTTTattgtttcaagtaaattttaCTAGCAAGGAACTTCAAAGCAATACCATAGACATTGCCGCGGGGCTgacatcttttgaaaaattgtttgattgGTTGAAGACATACCGAGAGACAGGCTTTGTAACAGCATTGATTGATGCCAAAGGGCTTGCAAATGAGTTAGAAGTTGAACCCATATTTCAACAGAAGCGCTGttacaagaaaaagaaaatgtttctttatgAATCTTCTGACGAACCAATTTTAGACCCCAAGACAGAATTCCGggtaaattttttcaatcaagtTGTAGACAAAGCATTGCAATCTCTTCAACCACGGTTTATGCAGCTGAAAGAACACCATAAACTTTTTGGAtttctatataattttcaaaatatgtcTAAAGAAGATCTCAGAAAACATTCAGCCGACCTAGAAATTGCTTTGACAGACATTACAAAAGATATAGAAGGGTTCATGCTTTCCGAAGAAATGGAGGCAATTAAGCCAATACTGCCCGTTCAACAACAAAAACCCAAAGAACTCTTTAAATATTTGGCTTGTAATGATAGGTCGACTGCATTTCCAAATTTGTTCATAGCCCTAAAAATACTGATGACAATTCCAGTTACAGTCGCTTCCGGTGaaagaagtttttcaaaactaaaattaattaaaacctaCCTTAGGTCAGTAATTAACCAAGAACGACTAAACAATTTGGCATTAATATCAATTGAATCTCCTATAAGTAGAgaaattaattatgaaaaaattctaaaagattCCGCAAGCAAAAAAGCAAGAAAGATCCACTTTGACTTAtagattatttgtttattatgacaataacaagaactgttttgtttaaattcattgtaatatttttattattgtttattgattCGTTTGTGgagttatgtttttttgtataataaatgtgtttcaataattttatcaatagtagttattgtaaaaaaaaaaatcaggtgGGCCCCGCAAGCATTCGTTAAATTGGGCCCCGCAATTCATAAGGCCGGCCCTGGCAAGaacgcaaataaaaaaactttaagctaaaataattacaaaaacttaattaaaaccTCTCCTACAGCCAGATAAACTGATGATAAAAATTCTAGCAGATATTTTATGAAAGATTAATCATTTTACTTTTCGTAAAACGTTTTACTATGAcataatagattaaaaaaattggtctAAATTTAATCTGAAAAAgtcttctttatatataaaaaacttttcaaattttgtctTCGGAATTTGTCATGTGACTGAAGTGCGTATTTTCgtattttggagttatagagttaagagagggttataaccacaattaagtagcctactcgtctgtagtggccttttggacgttggggaggtgaattaaatttatatatatatatatatatatatatatatataccaatagaTTTGATCAATGAAAAACTGGAGGTCAGGTTCATTGACACTTCATCTAAATCTTTGATAactgtaaaatataattactaatttatggtataaattttaaaaacatttttatttttaggtataaaaattgaaatttatgtaATCCAAGCACATAAAAGTAATACCTATGTAATATGTAATAGTAAAAGTAATACTTGGGAAATAATCATGAATTTCTCTCTGTTTTCTTTTTCGTAAATAGacattctcattatcacatttttcttttgtagttgtgaaatcaaaattttcacaatactgtttgctttctttggaattaaatacttatatgaatagttatatgttttgtatcaacaaaataactcttcttaccacattatttaaaaaataataattgtaatatatagatgaaatacctgaagagaatttagtaTTGATTTGTGGAAACTTAAGTCAATTCTTCTTggcattttagtgcagtcaataCTTTGGCACCTGGAGttcaataaatagttttaaaactaatccAATTAGATGGAATTACATCTTCTTCTCTTTGTAAATCTTCAatccaaacagctcctttccaCATACttgattttgaaaacattaaatgaactattaaaaaaaatgaagaaaccataatataagtgtactaacaggcctagttaaactagctaaatcttgacattttataaccatgatacttgctaaacaataatattagtagacattattaTCAAAGAtaagatttctttattttatatatatattatattttaaattcatttatattaatacatttattattctattattctgcagagttctgaatatataaTGTTGAAATAACTCAAGGTATCAGAGgagaataataaaagaataataaaacgTAAATATCTAAATAAGGGTAATACTgaatattgaacaaaaatagataatattaataatataaaatataatagtatagcataaggtatattataaaatattgtacaaCAATATCTAAGTttgattgataatataaaagcaacaaaaattaaaaaaagaaagcatctcaataaataataaattatcattttaacttatttttcaaatatttaaattgaactcattatcaaacaaattttttctaaataaattaatcattaaaattcatcaataattaaaaattattttgattacattAGCATTATTTTGCTAATTATGTCTTTAAACGAAAATTACACCAATTAATTGTAATTGagtcaactaaaaaaaaataacaaaaaaacatgtaaagCTAATactgtttgaaattttaattatatttatacaaataatcaTATACTTTtaagtgactgataaaaatggcatttaattaaaatcactttatttgttctgctaaaatttattaataactttagtCATGCtctaaaacaatacaaaaatgttatttgttctTATATTATCCTGGTCATGACATTAAAGTGATCTTATATTAGAATAGGCATATTTTTTAGCAAAGCTTAAGACTCATCTACGAGAAGGAAAGCTTGGATATAAAACTCTCAATTTCATCGTAAAAGGAGCTTGTAAACCTGTCTGGGAATCTTCTGGTagtataacaagaaaaaaataatcagtcCTGATCTGAATAACAAGTTAACACCAGGAATGGCATCTGGTTGTAAAAATTGCCTAAACTCGCTCATAATGTATTATAATCatcttaataaaaatgaaactgtGGACATTAAACATCAACTGCCCTTAAACCATTGAAATTATACTACCACATCAGAAGCCATTGTTCTAATATATAcagttataagtttttataagttttgacATAAAGCTGtagacataaaattaaaaaaagttctgaaaCTAAAGGAtataactatttgataaaatacttattaaaattcACCCTTgataattgtgtttttttcatCATCTAATATCTTGTCCACTTCATCAAATTCAGCTACTGACGAAATAAGCCTTATTTAGCTTATAAATTCACTATTATAATCAGGCTTGGTCACTGTGTTTTGGCTTTGTAGCTCATTTCTTATatcagtaaataaatataacactcTCTTTTGAAactctataaattaaaatagcttcataaaacaatttttgttgaatatttttacaaacctaataaatttaaataaaagttcacTAAAAATTAACATACTGCCTTGATTTAATTAACATACTGCCATTGAGAACTTATCAACGTTACCTAATTGTGGtactttgtttccttttttcttaTCCTCATTGAAAGATAAAAGCCCAACAAGCacacaacgttgaaacaacgttgaaataacgttgatcAACGTTgatcaacgttatttcaacgttgtttcaacgttgctTGCTTGCTGGGAGAGCTTTGCTTCAGTCTCCAAAATCAGTTACTGACAACCAATTTTGAAGACTGTTACTTTGGTCTTGAAACTGTTATACAAAAAGCTATTTCTGAAGATAGCAGAAGCGTTCTTCTATCAGTATAGTTAACAGCTAGTTTACACATTCACGTGAACAGCAGTGCTCTACTGCCATTTCGCCAGTTAATGATTAAGAGAAAcatcgttttttttaatttcttctgaGAAAAACACAGTGCCATTGTCACTTTGAGACAAATAATCATAAAGAAACTCTTCACTTTCATAATCGCTTTCCGAATTTTTGTCTTCTTCTACTTGACTGatgttttgtgtaaattttgAATTGTCATTATTTTTCTCGAGTTTCTCTTCTTCACTACTAGAAGATAATTCTGCCATAACATTAGAGTGACATTTTCGCCAGTTTCGTAAATAAGTCATTAtcttcttttattgtaaaaacaagTAGAAATTTGAATactaaataaaacgtttttgaaaatcaaaaattcaaaatttcataCACAAACACCTGCGTGTTgcattttatactaaaatattgatttaattactttttcgCTTTATCTAATTTTACTAAATCAACGTAcggtttttttataagtttctttgtcaacgttgatttaacgttaaatcaacgttaaataAACAACGTTTAAGCCGtaacgttgttttaacgttgagacatagttgaacaacgttgaaacaacacTTCAACAacaatttcaacgttgaaacaacgtagaGATGCCGGCTGGGTTAGAATCTGATTTTGCGGATAAGcttgatgaaaatattaggATTGGTGTTTTCTACAGGCCTAATCTGGTTAGGAGTACAACTATACTATAAATCTTTTGAGGAAAATCTTTTTGtgcttataaataaataatctttacaTTATTGATGCGACTTAACATTTCATGATGACGCAAATATGTTTACAATATAATATCGTAATTTTGCATTTAagacttatttattatatatatgaattaagATTCAGGATTTATACTTAGATTAAATGATATTACTGACTTAAATCGTATTGTTTATACTGCATTGATTATATCGTTTTAATTAGAATATGTATTCTAACAATGAGCaaaaatagttttctaattaaatttcgaaagtataataaaaaggatttaaataaaatattaaactttatttaaaatataattgacGTTAAATAATAAAGCCAAATTCTGAGCAATTCGCTTTTTAAAAgtctttgttttattaaatttgtatttagtaTGTAAATAAGGTTAACgttgatgttatttttgttttgatactATTAGACCgcattattgatatatttactccaaataaatattcaataaatgatATACATAAAATTCAGGATAAGTTAGAAGAAACTCTTAAAAACGATTATTGGATATACCATATTtgatactaaaatatatatatatatatatatatatatatatatatatatatatatatatatatatatatatgtacataataagcaaaaacaactgagtttttttcacaaaaaaagtttcttttttaaaaattaaaaaacacaaaatttactTAGTTTTACTAATTCCTACATTCTCGAAACCATTGACATTATTTGGTGAAAATTCGaaaatatgtcattttttttaagtaaattttttgttaagtaagGAATGAGTATTTTTCTACTATGCTATTCAGTTTGACttttgctgttttattttagcCATGGAATATAGTTTTTAGTTATTAGattattcattaatatatatatatatatatatatatatatatatatatattttttttttttttttttttttagtcattagAATATTCATTGCCCAACATAagcatatttttaacaaattatcctgcttgaaaaaaatacttcttaaagttataagtaaaaatagatttaaactttaataaagtccATAAGTCAACAAAAACCAAGTAATATTTGAATTATACTTGTATACATTGaattttgagatattaaaaatattaaattaagaaacttgtaaaaaaagttaactgtaAGATGCTTAAAACTTGTTGCAGCTCTTTATCAGCTattaaaatccttaaaaaaatatttctatcaaaAATGAGATAATTATAGTTAATAGTTGTTTGAAAATTCTTGCTTATTAGGAAGGAACTTAAACTAGTCTGATTTACAAAGTAAAACGcagtttttacaataaatttatgatttgtTTTACAGCCATTTGTCATTTCAATATAATgacttttattaatataattgtcGCAGGTCTTTAAAGTTGgtgatatattaaaaacaattgtgGACACACCGCTGTTGCATTACGAAAACTGTATTTATTGCTTGAGACGGCTAGAACAAAAAGCTCAAAACTAAGGGATTAAACTGTTTAaagtgttatttatttattaaagaaatatttgaaatatttaatttttgtagtttttattttaggtgccccaagtaGTCTTAAcaatcttatcacagagcactgcggaaaTTCATTTGAAAGGAAGTTCACATTTCCTTacctatattataaaacaaatcttTAGCTTCTGAAGCGAGCACGCTGACCACTGCGCTATAGCTGCTCAAATTAGCCTATAGTTGTTTAAAGGTGTGTCATAATAAGTTTAGCTGacaaaaataagtttagctGACAAAAAGTTTAGTTATAAGTTTAACTAATATGATATAAAGGTTTAATCTTAAACGATTATTATGTAaacattagtttaaataaaggTTTAATCTTAAACGATTATTGAATaaacattagttttaataaaggtttttaatcaaatttattataaaaaccagcagattaactaaaacaatttcTAATTCAAAAGTCTGTTTATCACTATTTGTGTAAATAGTATTAAAGTtatgtgaattaaaaatctcaaaatataaaacatacgTTGATTAGCTATCAACTTATTTGGTAGGTATGctctttactttatttagcatatatatttatgaataaaggTTACAAACTTATTCTGCATTGATTCTCaatagtttttactattttttttcataaaagcagCCCATAACAGCCTGTGTCTATTTATCTTAAAGAAAACACACAAGTTTTTAGCAACCATAAGAGCCAAACGCTTTAAAaagtcaattaatttaaaaaattttatgccaA is drawn from Hydra vulgaris chromosome 07, alternate assembly HydraT2T_AEP and contains these coding sequences:
- the LOC136082670 gene encoding uncharacterized protein LOC136082670; protein product: MKRTLAKVKKTEAEKEKGALDKYLSKSVDLFETEKSDKQVESDDIETNISKKITSEASSSFLSGCNAQQNTSELCINISVNTHKDNEDISESREENSNPALCDILKIKDDPATWPNKINQNVRDYLVNKGPPKISVENFPQNEKGLYFSKFHCKRKLKNGEVIERPWLIYSESFDKVYCYYCKLFDTNSDSALATSGFDSWSNIHTRLEDHEKSKKHLQCTLNCYELQQRLSTGLTVDTLNEKLIRQETKRWNRVFERLVASVQFLAERNLAFRGSEEQIGNPHNGNFLGVFELLGKFDPVMQDHIQKIINKDIHDHYLGKTIQDEIIDTIGQAVLQEIIARIKSAKYFAVILDCTPDISHQEQMSMVLRYVADGTHSDVPAGIYEHFIKFIIVESSTGENLFNTLVKEIEMLGLDVENIRGQGYDNGANMKGHNSGVQARLLEINSRAFYTPCVCHNYNLVLGDMAKTCSDAMTFFGTLQRIYSVFCFIYKKMDCF
- the LOC136082671 gene encoding 52 kDa repressor of the inhibitor of the protein kinase-like, whose product is MVSVKAVRFQAAEVCDALEELAKSTNDAQGKSEAESLVSQMTNYRFLVALCFWHSLLFQVNFTSKELQSNTIDIAAGLTSFEKLFDWLKTYRETGFVTALIDAKGLANELEVEPIFQQKRCYKKKKMFLYESSDEPILDPKTEFRVNFFNQVVDKALQSLQPRFMQLKEHHKLFGFLYNFQNMSKEDLRKHSADLEIALTDITKDIEGFMLSEEMEAIKPILPVQQQKPKELFKYLACNDRSTAFPNLFIALKILMTIPVTVASGERSFSKLKLIKTYLRSVINQERLNNLALISIESPISREINYEKILKDSASKKARKIHFDL